From the genome of Halictus rubicundus isolate RS-2024b chromosome 2, iyHalRubi1_principal, whole genome shotgun sequence, one region includes:
- the Nd-13a gene encoding NADH dehydrogenase (ubiquinone) 13 kDa A subunit gives MASKRIIGLVRTPNKASNFASILARNASSDSSNKVTHTGQLYDEDDYRNVRFANRPKEVNDNWAIQLIAEVPPKPTKDRIVACNGGGGPLGHPKVYINLDKPGDHICGYCGLRFYKEDHH, from the exons ATGGCAAGCAAAAGGATTATTGGGCTTGTTAGAACTCCTAATAAAGCGTCCAATTTTGCAAGTATATTAGCCAGAAATGCAAGTAGCGATTCTTCTAACAAAGTGACGCATACGGGTCAG CTATATGATGAAGATGATTATCGCAACGTAAGGTTTGCGAACAGACCAAAAGAAGTAAATGACAATTGGGCTATTCAACTGATAGCAGAAGTCCCACCAAAACCTACAAAAGACAGGATTGTGGCTTGCAATGGTGGTGGTGGACCTCTAGGACATCCAAAAGTTTACATTAATTTA GACAAACCGGGTGACCATATCTGTGGATATTGTGGATTACGCTTTTACAAAGAAGACCACCACTAA
- the Sys1 gene encoding sys1 golgi trafficking protein, which yields MNNISGQFRKTIWDPFLIISQIVAVQSVMYFCLALWIWIIATFLGSTKSLDYAFHYKEIHVRDFAGQLTIVIFILNSLVGAFTLWWLVQRTKQCMDFACTAHLIHLLCCWVYNASFPSTFSWWCLNIVSLSIMCVCGEFLCMKTELQAIPLGMNSHKTAL from the coding sequence ATGAATAATATATCAGGACAATTTCGCAAAACAATATGGGATCCTTTCCTTATAATATCCCAAATAGTAGCTGTTCAATCTGTCATGTATTTCTGTCTTGCGCTGTGGATCTGGATTATTGCTACATTCCTTGGATCAACAAAGTCATTAGATTATGCTTTTCATTATAAGGAAATACATGTTCGAGATTTTGCTGGTCAACTTACCAtagttattttcattttaaattcacTAGTCGGTGCATTCACATTATGGTGGTTAGTGCAAAGAACAAAACAATGCATGGATTTCGCGTGTACAGCACACTTAATACATTTGTTGTGTTGTTGGGTGTACAATGCAAGTTTCCCATCAACTTTCAGTTGGTGGTGTTTAAATATTGTATCTCTTAGCATAATGTGCGTTTGTGGTGAATTTCTTTGTATGAAAACTGAACTACAAGCAATACCATTAGGTATGAACAGTCATAAAACAGCTTTGTAA
- the LOC143365699 gene encoding uncharacterized protein LOC143365699, which produces MPLWNFIRDIFLGKNPEEPRNRGFFQDQDKFDRDSFRNPIWQNDEDDDDMEDFRHSRGGIHFRIFSDPLEITRHFESQMDNLLKTFFFGFHHEDPNMFPPALPFTTPQEENLRDKMLKSQSDNFSEPTPKLDVDLDGKVTVDNFSNVWDKYNEPDKYKSSATVVMQRKEFTRKPDGTIEQKQIIKDNDGNEEITISRQIGDKLHTITTKKDKDGVETKTEDLVNIDKNDLTGNHWLFPKDDNINIPNISLFPWKHFFKPDPKL; this is translated from the exons ATGCCACTCTGGAATTTTATTCGTGacatatttcttggaaaaaatccGGAAGAACCCAGAAATAGAGG GTTCTTCCAGGACCAAGATAAGTTTGACAGAGACAGTTTTAGAAATCCAATTTGGCAAAATGATGAAGACGATGATGATATGGAAGATTTTAg GCATTCCAGGGGAGGTATTCACTTCCGCATTTTCAGTGATCCCCTAGAAATTACAAGACATTTTGAGTCGCAAAtggataatttattaaaaacctTTTTCTTTGGATTTCACCATGaag atCCTAATATGTTTCCACCTGCACTTCCATTTACAACTCCGCAAGAAGAAAATTTACGTGACAAAATGTTGAAGTCTCAAAGTGATAATTTCAGTGAACCGACACCAAAGTTGGACGTAGATTTGGATGGCAA GGTAACAGTagacaatttttctaatgtatGGGACAAGTATAATGAGCCAGATAAGTATAAATCATCAGCAACAGTTGTAATGCAAAGGAAAGAGTTTACACGTAAACCTGATGGCACAATAGAacaaaaacaaataattaaagATAATGATGGAAATGAAGAAATAACTATATCACGACAAATTGGTGATAAATTACATACTATTACCACAAAAAAAGATAAAGACGGTGTGGAAACTAAAACAGAAGACTTGGTTAATATCGATAAAA ATGATCTAACTGGAAACCACTGGTTATTTCCGAAGGATGACAATATCAATATTCCTAATATAAGTCTTTTTccttggaaacatttttttaagccAGATCCAAAATTGTAG
- the Zfrp8 gene encoding zinc finger protein RP-8 isoform X1: protein MPVDLGFVEKCDAWRLESRFFPSKVGGKPAWLNLKDVPGEKDLRCEYCQEPCIFLCQIYAPYEDNETAFHRTIYVFVCKKSECCKLNESGNLKVFRSQLPRINEFYSPQPPVEEPDWRIDVNTTKWVKTCQVCGIYAPNHCSKCKQVNYCCRTHQVFDWKSGHKESCCTNRSPTTNSKLLFPEYEIIIEAEDEKEDNNEIPSEKEKEEITKYKNMLEKGEAGTFQNEDVQSELLSMANQTEDEIFSEFRSTIDKYPDQILRYDRGGKILYISEENKIDEVPKCLECNQERQFEFQIMPQLLNFLNLEDTLKCIDWGILAIFTCANSCISSSGYSAEYAWKQDIIETNFD, encoded by the exons ATGCCGGTAGATTTAGGATTCGTGGAGAAATGTGACGCGTGGAGATTGGAAAGTCGATTTTTTCCAAGCAAAGTCGGCGGTAAACCAGCATGGCTTAATTTGAAAGACGTTCCTGGAGAGAAGGATCTTCGATGCGAATATTGTCAGGAGCCTTGTATATTTTTATGCCAAATTTACGCTCCTTACGAGGACAATGAAACGGCGTTTCATAGGACTATATACGTTTTTGTATGTAAAAAATCGGAATGCTGCAAACTAAACGAAAGCGGGAACTTAAAAGTTTTCAGATCTCAGTTGCCAagaataaatgaattttattcaCCTCAACCACCTGTGGAGGAGCCTGACTGGAGGATTGATGTTA ATACAACTAAATGGGTAAAAACATGCCAGGTGTGCGGAATATACGCGCCTAATCATTGTTCGAAATGCAAACAAGTCAATTATTGTTGTCGTACTCATCAAGTTTTCGATTGGAAATCTGGTCATAAGGAATCTTGCTGTACAAATCGGAGTCCAACGACCAATAGCAAACTTTTGTTCCCtgaatatgaaataataatagaaGCAGAAGATGAGAAAGAAGATAACAATGAAATTCCTTCAGAGAAGGAAAAGgaagaaataacaaaatataaaaacatgTTGGAGAAAggagaagctggtacttttcaAAATGAAGACGTACAAAGCGAATTGTTAAGTATGGCTAATCAAACAGAAGATGAAATATTTTCCGAGTTTCGTTCGACTATTGACAAGTATCCAGATCAAATTCTGAG ATATGACAGAGGAGGAAAGATTTTGTACATTtctgaagaaaataaaattgatgaGGTACCAAAATGTTTGGAATGTAATCAAGAGAGGCAATTTGAATTTCAG atCATGCCgcaattattaaattttcttaaCTTGGAGGATACACTTAAATGTATTGATTGGGGCATTTTAGCAATATTTACGTGTGCAAATTCATGTATTTCATCAAGTGGATATAGTGCAGAATATGCATGGAAACAAGACATCATAGAAACTAAtttcgattaa
- the Zfrp8 gene encoding zinc finger protein RP-8 isoform X2 — translation MPVDLGFVEKCDAWRLESRFFPSKVGGKPAWLNLKDVPGEKDLRCEYCQEPCIFLCQIYAPYEDNETAFHRTIYVFVCKKSECCKLNESGNLKVFRSQLPRINEFYSPQPPVEEPDWRIDVNTTKWVKTCQVCGIYAPNHCSKCKQVNYCCRTHQVFDWKSGHKESCCTNRSPTTNSKLLFPEYEIIIEAEDEKEDNNEIPSEKEKEEITKYKNMLEKGEAGTFQNEDVQSELLSMANQTEDEIFSEFRSTIDKYPDQILRYDRGGKILYISEENKIDEVPKCLECNQERQFEFQMGGGGIGKIKAGLQSVLQKPVNFI, via the exons ATGCCGGTAGATTTAGGATTCGTGGAGAAATGTGACGCGTGGAGATTGGAAAGTCGATTTTTTCCAAGCAAAGTCGGCGGTAAACCAGCATGGCTTAATTTGAAAGACGTTCCTGGAGAGAAGGATCTTCGATGCGAATATTGTCAGGAGCCTTGTATATTTTTATGCCAAATTTACGCTCCTTACGAGGACAATGAAACGGCGTTTCATAGGACTATATACGTTTTTGTATGTAAAAAATCGGAATGCTGCAAACTAAACGAAAGCGGGAACTTAAAAGTTTTCAGATCTCAGTTGCCAagaataaatgaattttattcaCCTCAACCACCTGTGGAGGAGCCTGACTGGAGGATTGATGTTA ATACAACTAAATGGGTAAAAACATGCCAGGTGTGCGGAATATACGCGCCTAATCATTGTTCGAAATGCAAACAAGTCAATTATTGTTGTCGTACTCATCAAGTTTTCGATTGGAAATCTGGTCATAAGGAATCTTGCTGTACAAATCGGAGTCCAACGACCAATAGCAAACTTTTGTTCCCtgaatatgaaataataatagaaGCAGAAGATGAGAAAGAAGATAACAATGAAATTCCTTCAGAGAAGGAAAAGgaagaaataacaaaatataaaaacatgTTGGAGAAAggagaagctggtacttttcaAAATGAAGACGTACAAAGCGAATTGTTAAGTATGGCTAATCAAACAGAAGATGAAATATTTTCCGAGTTTCGTTCGACTATTGACAAGTATCCAGATCAAATTCTGAG ATATGACAGAGGAGGAAAGATTTTGTACATTtctgaagaaaataaaattgatgaGGTACCAAAATGTTTGGAATGTAATCAAGAGAGGCAATTTGAATTTCAG